From a single Verrucomicrobiota bacterium JB022 genomic region:
- a CDS encoding flagellin, producing MRSNLASLQKTQATLGQTQERLATGRKVNSAIDNPTNFFASSNLNDRAGKLEARLDGMGQAISTLNAADNGITAMRGIVGAMKGVVDEALASSDSNDRANSGKQFNELMVQLNQFAKDASYKGVNLLQSAQSDRTSGGTETMTVQFNESFGDSTLEIKGVNVQGSTAGVTTDSNGEIANFSDITGSRTVGTSTVSQTYAITLNVDSSSIASGGTGSANAAVVGIRSADITGAEGAGQGADGTAGSISFVDDSTYQGNLQQMVKDLEAFDQALVNNAKQLSQNVNIVSLRQDFTTDLINTLEEGADKLTLADLNEEGANLLALQTSQQLGISSLSLASQSNQSVLSLVG from the coding sequence ATGCGGTCCAACCTGGCTTCGCTTCAAAAGACGCAAGCCACTCTCGGCCAAACTCAAGAACGTCTGGCCACCGGTCGTAAGGTCAACTCCGCGATTGACAACCCGACCAACTTCTTCGCCTCGTCGAACCTCAATGACCGCGCCGGCAAGCTCGAAGCTCGCCTCGACGGTATGGGTCAGGCGATCAGCACGCTGAATGCGGCTGACAACGGCATCACCGCCATGCGCGGTATCGTCGGCGCCATGAAGGGTGTGGTTGACGAAGCCCTCGCCAGCTCCGACTCCAACGACCGCGCCAACTCCGGCAAGCAGTTCAATGAACTGATGGTTCAGCTGAACCAGTTTGCCAAGGACGCGTCCTACAAGGGCGTGAACCTCCTGCAGTCGGCCCAGTCTGACCGCACTTCGGGTGGCACGGAAACGATGACGGTGCAGTTCAACGAATCCTTCGGCGACTCGACCCTCGAAATCAAGGGTGTGAACGTCCAAGGCTCCACCGCCGGCGTCACGACCGACTCCAACGGTGAAATCGCGAACTTCTCCGACATCACCGGTTCCCGCACGGTCGGCACCAGCACGGTGTCCCAGACCTACGCCATCACGCTGAACGTCGACAGCTCCAGCATCGCCTCCGGTGGCACCGGCTCCGCCAACGCCGCCGTCGTGGGTATCCGCTCGGCCGACATCACCGGCGCCGAAGGCGCTGGCCAAGGCGCAGACGGCACGGCTGGCTCGATCAGCTTCGTGGACGACAGCACCTACCAAGGTAACCTGCAGCAAATGGTGAAGGACCTCGAAGCCTTCGACCAAGCCCTGGTGAACAACGCGAAGCAACTGTCGCAGAACGTGAACATCGTTTCGCTCCGCCAAGACTTCACCACGGACCTGATCAACACCCTCGAAGAAGGTGCGGACAAGCTGACGCTCGCCGACCTGAACGAAGAAGGTGCGAACCTCCTGGCCCTGCAAACCAGCCAACAGCTCGGTATCTCCTCGCTGTCCCTGGCCTCGCAGTCCAACCAGTCGGTCCTCTCCCTCGTGGGTTAA
- a CDS encoding GNAT family N-acetyltransferase → MAAASQSTPLYASAGYAQSFAEWMQPVPLPRAGGHLLARAWQATGWDLMAPYPLLQVANWQALEEDLAGLDPRYASLVGVTDSLADVTEAQLQALFPALCRPFKQHQIVDLQNEPASHFSKHHQRYARAAAKVVEVEELPSPVEVLDTWCALYDELIRRHEITGLTRFSRESFAVLLGQPGCRAFAARHRESGEIVGMILMADAGIDTHYHLGAYSPAGYEAKASFALFDAIIARYAQEGFRFLNLGGGAGFKDDPNDGLAQFKRGWATIQRPSYLIGRIINHAYYENWSNSADALDSAYFPAYRDPHLRPSFSDRS, encoded by the coding sequence GTGGCCGCCGCGTCGCAGTCTACCCCGCTCTACGCCAGCGCTGGCTATGCCCAGAGCTTTGCCGAATGGATGCAACCGGTACCCTTGCCCCGCGCAGGTGGCCATTTACTTGCGCGCGCCTGGCAGGCGACAGGCTGGGATTTGATGGCGCCCTACCCTTTGCTGCAGGTGGCTAACTGGCAGGCGCTGGAAGAGGACCTCGCGGGACTCGACCCGCGTTACGCCAGCCTCGTCGGGGTGACCGATTCGCTGGCGGACGTGACGGAGGCTCAACTGCAGGCACTTTTTCCCGCCCTTTGCCGTCCCTTCAAGCAGCACCAGATCGTGGATCTGCAAAACGAGCCGGCCTCGCATTTCAGCAAACACCACCAGCGCTACGCACGTGCCGCCGCCAAAGTAGTGGAAGTCGAGGAGCTGCCTTCGCCCGTGGAGGTGCTGGACACCTGGTGCGCCCTGTATGACGAATTGATCCGCCGACACGAGATCACGGGGTTGACGCGCTTTTCCCGGGAGAGCTTTGCGGTCCTGCTCGGCCAGCCGGGGTGCCGGGCCTTTGCCGCACGCCACCGCGAGAGCGGCGAGATCGTGGGCATGATCCTGATGGCCGACGCCGGTATCGATACGCATTACCACTTGGGGGCCTACAGCCCGGCGGGCTACGAAGCGAAGGCGTCTTTCGCGCTGTTCGATGCGATTATCGCCCGCTATGCCCAGGAGGGTTTCCGCTTTCTCAATCTCGGCGGAGGTGCGGGGTTCAAGGACGACCCGAACGACGGGCTGGCGCAATTCAAGCGGGGCTGGGCCACGATCCAGCGCCCATCTTACCTGATTGGGCGAATCATTAACCATGCTTACTATGAAAATTGGAGCAATAGTGCCGATGCCTTAGATAGCGCCTATTTTCCAGCCTATCGTGATCCTCATCTTCGCCCATCATTTTCCGACCGCTCCTGA
- a CDS encoding AMP-binding protein, with protein sequence MSSYHYNLGLSFSAVAEQHGDRPALRYPNGRNVTYRQLLVRARQMARLMSSRGLGMGDVVCIFPNQSIDAFATVLAALSMGVIYTHLDLNLPDATLQSMMEQARPQLVLASRSDRLRACALSNHVGRRLICFEDPQIQTELMAHPADELMETPAVTGHHPAYLMFDIEAEGQPTASMITHANLLNFVAWVRERFMVSPDDVFTHLNHLAYENGVFDLFGSLFNGASLVPIGREVLHQPRELINTVNDMGCTMWYSVPSLLIYLLRLHALRPGDLRGLCTVAFGGETFPKAPLRALARHLGAGIRLMNVYSLAEATSIGAAYTVNPRDLVEDRLLPLGHFAENFQAHVLNDQGQPVPVGQVGELYLSGPNLGLGYYRDAARTEQAFFRYVNEKHIPETVFRTGDLVRQDPETGYYHFVGSRRNRVERSGHVIELELIEASLGSLEGVSECAVVYLRDAQGQGRIVAYVNAKDFDGEVLMMALRCRLPQHMLPEQIVSLSPLPKHADGKVNRQQLAEMTLS encoded by the coding sequence ATGTCTAGCTATCACTATAATCTCGGACTTTCTTTCTCTGCGGTAGCCGAACAACATGGTGACCGTCCTGCGCTCCGCTACCCGAACGGTCGCAACGTCACCTACCGTCAACTTTTGGTGCGGGCGCGGCAGATGGCCCGCCTGATGAGCTCGCGCGGGCTGGGCATGGGCGACGTGGTCTGCATTTTCCCCAACCAGTCGATCGACGCCTTCGCGACGGTCCTGGCCGCCCTGAGCATGGGCGTGATCTATACCCACCTCGACCTCAACCTGCCGGACGCCACCCTGCAGAGCATGATGGAGCAGGCCCGCCCGCAACTGGTGCTGGCCTCGCGCTCCGACCGCCTGCGCGCCTGCGCCCTCTCCAACCATGTGGGGCGTCGACTCATCTGTTTCGAGGATCCTCAGATCCAGACCGAGCTGATGGCACACCCGGCCGATGAGCTGATGGAGACCCCGGCGGTAACGGGCCACCACCCGGCTTACCTGATGTTCGACATCGAGGCGGAGGGCCAGCCGACGGCCTCCATGATCACCCATGCGAACCTGCTGAATTTCGTGGCCTGGGTCCGGGAGCGCTTCATGGTGTCGCCCGACGACGTCTTTACGCACCTCAACCACCTCGCCTACGAAAACGGCGTCTTCGATCTTTTCGGCAGCCTTTTCAATGGTGCCTCGCTCGTGCCGATTGGCCGCGAGGTGCTGCACCAGCCGCGCGAACTGATCAATACGGTCAACGACATGGGCTGCACGATGTGGTATTCGGTGCCTTCGCTCTTGATCTACCTGCTGCGCTTGCACGCGCTGCGCCCGGGCGACCTGCGTGGCCTCTGCACGGTAGCTTTTGGCGGCGAAACGTTCCCCAAGGCTCCGCTGCGCGCGCTGGCCCGCCACCTGGGCGCCGGCATCCGCCTGATGAACGTCTACAGCCTGGCCGAAGCGACGAGCATCGGCGCGGCCTACACCGTCAATCCACGCGACCTGGTCGAAGACCGCCTGTTACCCTTGGGCCATTTCGCCGAAAACTTCCAGGCCCACGTGCTCAACGATCAAGGCCAGCCCGTGCCGGTGGGTCAAGTGGGCGAGCTCTACCTGAGCGGTCCAAATCTCGGGCTGGGCTACTACCGCGATGCCGCCCGCACCGAGCAGGCTTTCTTCCGCTACGTAAACGAGAAGCACATCCCGGAGACGGTCTTCCGCACCGGCGATCTCGTACGCCAGGACCCGGAGACGGGCTACTACCACTTTGTCGGCAGCCGCCGCAACCGTGTGGAGCGCAGCGGCCACGTGATCGAGCTGGAGTTGATCGAAGCCTCGCTGGGCTCGCTGGAGGGCGTGTCGGAGTGCGCGGTCGTCTACCTGCGCGACGCCCAGGGCCAAGGCCGCATCGTCGCCTACGTCAACGCGAAGGATTTCGACGGCGAGGTGCTGATGATGGCCCTGCGCTGCCGCCTGCCGCAACACATGTTGCCGGAGCAGATCGTATCGCTGTCTCCCCTGCCCAAGCACGCCGACGGCAAGGTGAATCGACAACAGCTTGCAGAGATGACGCTCTCCTAG
- a CDS encoding formyltransferase family protein, translating to MQPRQYLLIANRAYAWERMVRLGLNVAGIAAVAGSYLERRLVAEGVPHFSFDRKRQLLDWLKLQSADVVVSNGCPFILPISALTEPLPGVRFVNLHPSCLPDLKGPHPINGALLHGRDAGASCHLMDDGIDTGSIISRVRIPFSPDLDAGLLYQLCFQAEADAFELALTRDFAPLPASETLPGPRELPLLYYRAGEEDLRIDFGESAQQICRRIRAFATRGRGAFAIIAGERFVIRDVETIENPYVLEQLPKHADRSILFVYEGRVVVRLGSECLKLKAIEGPVEKLSPAQRLV from the coding sequence ATGCAGCCTCGGCAATACCTCCTGATCGCCAATCGTGCCTACGCGTGGGAACGCATGGTGCGGCTGGGGCTGAACGTGGCCGGGATTGCTGCCGTGGCGGGCTCTTACCTGGAGCGGCGACTCGTAGCCGAGGGGGTGCCGCATTTTTCCTTCGACCGCAAACGACAGTTGCTCGACTGGCTCAAGCTGCAGTCGGCCGATGTGGTCGTATCCAATGGCTGCCCGTTTATCCTGCCGATTTCGGCACTGACGGAGCCGTTGCCGGGCGTGCGGTTCGTCAACCTGCACCCGTCTTGCCTGCCCGACCTGAAGGGGCCCCACCCAATCAACGGCGCGCTGCTGCATGGCCGCGATGCGGGTGCTTCGTGCCACTTGATGGACGATGGGATCGACACCGGGTCCATCATTTCGCGGGTGCGCATCCCTTTTTCACCGGATCTCGATGCGGGCCTGCTCTACCAGCTGTGCTTCCAGGCCGAGGCTGATGCCTTTGAGCTGGCGCTGACCCGTGATTTCGCGCCTTTGCCCGCAAGCGAAACGCTACCTGGGCCCCGCGAGCTTCCCCTGCTCTATTACCGCGCCGGAGAAGAGGACCTGCGGATCGACTTTGGGGAAAGCGCGCAGCAGATTTGCCGCCGCATCCGGGCGTTTGCCACACGAGGCCGAGGGGCCTTCGCCATCATCGCCGGCGAGCGTTTTGTGATCCGCGACGTGGAGACGATCGAGAATCCTTACGTGCTGGAACAGTTACCGAAGCACGCCGATCGCTCGATCCTGTTCGTCTACGAAGGGCGCGTCGTCGTCCGCCTCGGGTCGGAGTGCCTGAAGCTGAAAGCGATTGAGGGGCCGGTGGAAAAATTGTCTCCCGCCCAGCGTCTCGTCTAG
- a CDS encoding flagellar hook-basal body protein, which yields MSMQLGMVQSAVAMNGLERWQQAVSHNLAAAQVAGFKPVQGSFQATLAGQLPGSTRAELMSAPSEGRSPTYQQTRNFAGGSLRSTDNPNDVALTGEGFFTIEAAGGETLYTRNGEFHVSPENYLVTSNGSLVMGDAGPIQLTPGQGQLKITADGRVSQGLLPLGNLQIAQFESPQKLIPTGGSFRVDPENDPGAAAMDQNAISLAQGFVEESGVQPIQEMVNLITISRAHETHQKIIQSYDQRLQQTIQTLGDTR from the coding sequence ATGAGTATGCAATTAGGCATGGTCCAGAGTGCAGTGGCGATGAACGGCTTGGAGCGCTGGCAACAAGCTGTGTCCCATAATCTGGCCGCAGCGCAAGTGGCGGGCTTCAAGCCTGTCCAAGGCTCCTTTCAAGCCACGCTGGCGGGCCAGCTGCCCGGTTCGACCCGTGCCGAACTGATGAGCGCGCCTTCCGAGGGCCGCTCCCCCACCTACCAACAGACCCGCAACTTCGCGGGCGGCAGCCTCCGCTCGACCGACAACCCGAACGATGTGGCGCTGACCGGCGAGGGCTTCTTTACGATCGAGGCGGCGGGCGGCGAAACGCTTTACACCCGCAACGGCGAGTTCCACGTGAGCCCCGAGAACTACCTCGTGACCAGCAACGGCTCGCTCGTGATGGGCGATGCCGGCCCGATCCAGCTCACGCCCGGCCAAGGGCAGCTGAAGATCACCGCCGATGGCCGCGTCTCTCAAGGCCTGCTGCCGCTCGGCAACCTCCAGATCGCCCAATTCGAAAGCCCGCAAAAGCTGATCCCGACCGGCGGCTCGTTCCGCGTGGATCCGGAGAACGACCCGGGCGCCGCAGCGATGGACCAGAACGCCATCAGCCTCGCTCAAGGATTTGTGGAAGAATCCGGCGTCCAGCCCATCCAGGAGATGGTCAATTTGATCACGATCTCCCGCGCGCACGAAACCCACCAGAAGATCATCCAGAGCTACGATCAGCGTCTGCAACAGACGATCCAGACGCTCGGCGATACCCGCTAA
- the flgG gene encoding flagellar basal-body rod protein FlgG, which produces MNLSLYASATGMEAQQLNLNNIANNIANVNSTGYKRSKVEFQDLLYQSQAPKGGDVGGGGTAPTGIEVGNGSRAVSTTKVFSQGQLTQTDNQWDVAIDGEGFFQLTRADGSTVYTRDGSLKVDPTGQIVNNNGLVYTGLGAVPANVTGVFVAPTGEVSFETPNGIVPGPVIQMTRFSNPNGLKSLGGNLYEETQGSGAPVVGNAGTDGFGVLRQNYLEMSNVNVVEEMVNMIVAQRAYEINSKAIQTSDEMMATVNQLKR; this is translated from the coding sequence ATGAACCTTTCCCTTTACGCCAGCGCCACGGGCATGGAAGCCCAGCAGCTCAACCTGAATAACATCGCGAACAATATCGCGAACGTGAATTCGACGGGCTACAAGCGCTCCAAGGTCGAATTCCAGGATCTGCTCTACCAAAGCCAGGCCCCCAAGGGCGGCGATGTGGGCGGCGGCGGCACTGCCCCGACCGGCATCGAAGTCGGTAACGGTAGCCGCGCGGTCTCCACCACCAAGGTGTTCTCCCAAGGCCAGCTGACCCAGACGGACAACCAGTGGGACGTGGCCATCGACGGCGAGGGCTTCTTCCAGCTGACCCGCGCCGACGGCTCCACGGTTTACACCCGCGACGGCTCCCTCAAGGTCGACCCGACCGGCCAGATCGTGAACAACAACGGTCTCGTCTACACCGGCCTCGGCGCTGTCCCGGCCAACGTCACCGGCGTGTTCGTCGCGCCGACCGGCGAAGTGAGCTTCGAGACGCCCAACGGCATCGTGCCCGGCCCGGTGATCCAGATGACCCGCTTCAGCAACCCGAACGGCCTCAAGTCGCTCGGCGGCAATCTTTACGAAGAAACCCAAGGCTCCGGCGCCCCCGTCGTCGGCAATGCCGGGACGGATGGTTTTGGCGTGCTGCGCCAGAACTACCTCGAAATGTCGAACGTCAACGTGGTCGAGGAGATGGTCAATATGATCGTCGCCCAGCGCGCCTACGAGATCAACTCGAAGGCGATCCAGACCAGTGACGAGATGATGGCCACCGTCAACCAGCTCAAGCGCTAG
- the flgA gene encoding flagellar basal body P-ring formation chaperone FlgA, whose amino-acid sequence MIRILQSIPLLLVGSQALVAAPADSLMALLEPVAMVEAASQKSAAPVITSAPAQAKVVAESATVMELGHEVVVGLLQAKLASYYRLSGDLVLQPQGRVVPAAVKGSYDLQILSAPADLSQSVYVRYQITSDGVPVQQASLQLRAEHWLEVYVARQSARRGEAPQMADLILEKVDTLRYREELVDAAVDLGAYELALPTQPNRPLAWRNLTTRPLIKKGALIDAQASNLAMVITLPAVALEDGQKGDFIRVRNLQSRKDITARVIDENVVQVNF is encoded by the coding sequence GTGATCCGCATCCTCCAGTCCATTCCGCTCCTGCTCGTCGGTAGTCAGGCCCTCGTTGCCGCTCCGGCGGACAGCCTGATGGCCCTACTCGAGCCGGTCGCCATGGTGGAAGCCGCGTCGCAAAAGAGCGCCGCCCCGGTGATTACGTCCGCCCCCGCCCAAGCCAAGGTGGTCGCCGAAAGCGCCACGGTGATGGAGCTGGGCCACGAGGTGGTCGTGGGCCTGCTGCAGGCCAAGCTGGCCAGCTATTACCGCCTGAGCGGCGACCTCGTGCTGCAGCCGCAGGGCCGAGTCGTCCCCGCTGCCGTCAAGGGCAGCTACGACCTGCAAATCCTTTCCGCTCCGGCCGACTTGAGCCAGAGCGTCTACGTGCGCTACCAAATCACGAGCGATGGCGTGCCGGTGCAACAAGCGAGCCTGCAACTGCGGGCCGAGCACTGGCTCGAAGTCTACGTCGCCCGTCAAAGCGCCCGCCGCGGTGAAGCCCCCCAAATGGCCGACCTGATCCTGGAGAAGGTCGACACATTGCGCTACCGCGAAGAGCTGGTCGACGCCGCAGTCGACCTCGGTGCTTACGAGCTGGCCCTGCCCACGCAGCCCAACCGCCCGCTCGCCTGGCGCAACCTGACGACCCGCCCCCTGATCAAAAAGGGTGCGTTGATCGACGCCCAGGCCAGCAACCTCGCCATGGTCATCACCCTGCCCGCCGTCGCGCTCGAAGACGGGCAGAAGGGTGACTTCATCCGCGTCCGCAACCTGCAAAGCCGCAAGGACATTACCGCCCGCGTCATCGATGAAAATGTGGTGCAAGTCAATTTCTAG
- a CDS encoding flagellar basal body L-ring protein FlgH, whose protein sequence is MKMWCKSISSLALVLAVSTASAESLWKKATNDERGLYTRQTASRVGDILTVLVSENASLSASGPNMQNAGSTSGLKSEIFRLIDEKDLHPLHIGTNSSGEPIEVDLSSIFRGDYASGDASYEQTMSVSQVPISVTVIDTLPNGNLVVEGAKIVSVNKERLYAVLRGVVRPQDVTGTNTVTSGQVANAYVEFVSEGSLSDAQKKGWFTRMIERANPF, encoded by the coding sequence ATGAAAATGTGGTGCAAGTCAATTTCTAGCCTCGCGCTCGTCCTCGCCGTCTCTACCGCTTCGGCGGAATCCCTCTGGAAGAAGGCGACGAACGACGAACGCGGCCTCTATACCCGCCAGACGGCTTCCCGGGTGGGCGACATCCTGACGGTGCTCGTCAGCGAAAACGCCTCCCTCTCCGCCAGTGGACCCAACATGCAGAACGCCGGCTCCACCTCGGGCCTCAAGTCGGAAATCTTCCGCCTGATCGACGAGAAGGACCTGCACCCGCTGCACATCGGCACCAACAGCAGCGGCGAGCCGATCGAGGTCGACCTCTCCAGCATCTTCCGGGGTGATTACGCGAGTGGCGATGCGAGCTACGAGCAGACCATGAGCGTGTCTCAAGTGCCCATTTCCGTGACGGTGATCGACACCTTGCCCAACGGCAACCTGGTGGTCGAGGGCGCCAAGATCGTCTCGGTCAACAAGGAGCGCCTCTACGCCGTGCTGCGCGGTGTCGTGCGCCCGCAGGACGTGACCGGCACCAACACCGTCACCTCCGGCCAGGTGGCCAACGCCTACGTGGAATTCGTAAGCGAAGGCAGCCTGAGCGACGCCCAAAAGAAGGGCTGGTTTACCCGCATGATCGAAAGGGCCAACCCGTTCTGA
- a CDS encoding flagellar basal body P-ring protein FlgI, producing the protein MKRLFAIFLLSLLAGLASAQASRIKDLTVVEGGRSNQLIGYGLVVGLAGDGDGTSSKATLQSVANMLSRFGVQVDTEDIKSDNVAAVMITAEIGAFTREGTRLDVVVSSISDAKTIQGGVLLQTPLRGADNVVYAVAQGPIAVGGFLGGSGGSTVQKNHPTVGRIPGGAIVEREVPTTIVQRDMLNLLLLNPDFTTAVRMAHSINERFPGVAQATDSAAVNVLVPQNMRNQVANYLAVINSLEVIPDITARVIINERTGTIVATQNVRISKVAISHGSLTVTISQSNNVSQPNPLAPAPPAGGQPTQGEDGTIVAPGGNTVVTANTQTDVAEERGGFRVIDDLPTLDQLTSALNALGVSTRDMMSILQSLKAAGALQAELIIQ; encoded by the coding sequence ATGAAGCGCCTCTTCGCCATTTTCCTCCTCAGCCTCCTGGCCGGCCTCGCGTCGGCCCAGGCCTCCCGCATCAAAGACCTCACGGTGGTCGAAGGCGGCCGGTCTAACCAATTGATCGGCTACGGCCTCGTCGTGGGGCTGGCGGGCGATGGCGACGGCACGAGCAGCAAGGCCACGCTGCAGTCGGTCGCCAACATGCTTTCCCGCTTCGGCGTCCAGGTGGATACCGAAGACATCAAGAGCGACAATGTGGCCGCGGTCATGATCACGGCCGAGATCGGCGCCTTTACCCGTGAGGGTACCCGCCTCGACGTGGTCGTCAGCTCCATCAGCGACGCGAAGACGATCCAGGGCGGCGTGCTGCTGCAAACCCCGCTGCGCGGTGCCGACAACGTCGTCTACGCCGTCGCCCAAGGGCCCATCGCGGTAGGCGGCTTCCTTGGCGGCTCCGGAGGCTCCACGGTGCAGAAAAACCACCCGACGGTGGGCCGGATCCCCGGCGGCGCGATCGTGGAGCGTGAGGTGCCGACCACCATCGTGCAGCGCGACATGCTCAACCTCTTGCTGCTCAATCCAGATTTTACCACGGCGGTGCGGATGGCGCACTCGATCAACGAGCGCTTCCCCGGCGTGGCCCAGGCGACCGATTCGGCAGCCGTCAATGTGCTGGTGCCGCAAAACATGCGCAACCAGGTGGCCAACTACCTCGCGGTGATCAACTCGCTGGAGGTCATCCCCGACATCACGGCACGGGTGATCATCAACGAGCGCACCGGCACCATCGTCGCGACCCAAAACGTGCGGATTTCGAAGGTGGCGATCAGCCACGGCTCGCTGACGGTCACGATCAGCCAGAGCAACAACGTGAGCCAGCCCAACCCGCTGGCCCCTGCCCCGCCCGCCGGTGGACAGCCCACCCAGGGCGAAGACGGCACCATCGTCGCCCCCGGCGGCAATACCGTCGTGACCGCCAACACCCAGACCGATGTGGCCGAAGAGCGCGGCGGCTTCCGGGTGATCGACGACCTGCCGACGCTCGACCAACTGACTTCCGCCCTCAACGCCCTGGGCGTCTCCACCCGCGACATGATGTCGATCCTGCAATCGCTCAAGGCTGCAGGCGCCCTCCAGGCCGAACTCATTATCCAATAA
- the flgN gene encoding flagellar export chaperone FlgN, with translation MIALDEAQWQPLAAALRDEAQEYAWLLSLLEQQQKGILEQNYAEFPELTHSIEEQLRTTAEKRGSRESLAQQLRRQLGMDERAPLREIVQLVQGPAHGMFDELLKELRSLTERLQNRSRQNKLLLARANELSRELLSYLQPTQSQTTYNQRGYLAFKTNSRSTSLSLQA, from the coding sequence ATGATCGCTCTAGACGAAGCCCAATGGCAGCCTTTGGCCGCCGCCTTGCGGGACGAGGCCCAGGAATACGCCTGGTTGCTCTCCCTCCTCGAGCAGCAGCAAAAGGGCATCCTCGAGCAGAACTACGCCGAATTTCCGGAGCTGACCCACTCGATCGAAGAGCAGCTCCGCACCACGGCCGAAAAGCGCGGCAGCCGCGAATCCCTCGCCCAACAGTTGCGCCGTCAACTGGGGATGGACGAGCGTGCGCCGCTGCGCGAAATCGTCCAACTGGTGCAGGGCCCCGCCCACGGCATGTTCGACGAGCTGCTCAAGGAGCTGCGCAGCCTGACGGAGCGCCTGCAAAACCGCTCGCGCCAAAACAAGCTGCTGCTCGCCCGTGCCAACGAACTTTCCCGGGAACTGCTGAGCTACCTCCAGCCCACGCAGAGCCAGACGACTTACAACCAACGTGGCTACCTGGCCTTCAAGACCAATAGCCGCAGCACCTCCCTGAGTCTGCAAGCCTAG
- the flgK gene encoding flagellar hook-associated protein FlgK has protein sequence MALLQGISSNAQALNTYGRALQVTGNNIANVNTQGYARQVVQVGSSHSYTQGRSVQSTGLSVTGYSDVRNSMLDAQIMREQSVASRYGKETEILSELQTLLGDTLGKTEALSTLDGASEDTLSGGLRGDLQAFFSSWDALAAAPNNSSAKAQVLEEAQTLIERLNSTDTRLANMQGDLDQQAGLLIGQVQKQVSLIGDYNRQISSLGPKQTEQANELESKRQQALEELSKYLDFTPQPQDNGMINLMVTTTDGSNLSLLEGAGSTLKLSWQDGKLVGGPDGGTLRLNNGQLAAIEKSRNGIIAEARGTLDAVAGQLVQSTNAVYNPTGAAGQNFFAADGQTAGSLRLETGLTAVTLRANSPGSATSNDAALAIGKLATREFSGAAGEVIEGTFDSYLTDLTVKVGSRLQGAQQDADTQTTILTYLETQRDSEIGVNLDEEVARMLQFQRSYQASSRVMRVMDEMIQDLLNQI, from the coding sequence ATGGCCCTCCTCCAAGGCATTTCTTCCAACGCGCAAGCCCTCAACACCTACGGGCGCGCTCTGCAAGTGACGGGCAACAACATTGCCAACGTCAACACGCAAGGTTATGCCCGCCAAGTCGTCCAGGTCGGCTCCAGCCACAGCTACACGCAAGGCCGCTCGGTCCAGTCGACGGGCCTCTCCGTCACCGGCTACAGCGACGTGCGCAACAGCATGCTCGACGCCCAGATCATGCGCGAGCAGAGCGTGGCCAGCCGCTACGGCAAGGAGACCGAAATCCTCTCCGAGCTGCAGACGCTGCTGGGCGACACCCTCGGCAAGACGGAGGCCCTTTCCACCCTCGACGGCGCTTCGGAAGATACGCTCTCCGGCGGGCTGCGGGGCGACTTGCAGGCCTTCTTCTCTTCCTGGGACGCCCTCGCCGCCGCCCCCAACAACAGCTCGGCCAAGGCCCAGGTGCTGGAGGAAGCCCAAACGCTGATCGAGCGCCTCAACTCGACCGACACCCGCCTCGCCAACATGCAGGGCGACCTCGACCAACAGGCGGGCCTGTTGATCGGCCAGGTGCAAAAGCAAGTGAGCCTGATCGGCGATTACAACCGCCAGATTTCCAGCCTCGGGCCGAAACAGACCGAGCAGGCCAATGAACTGGAAAGCAAGCGCCAGCAGGCCCTCGAAGAGCTTTCCAAGTATCTCGACTTTACGCCGCAGCCGCAGGACAACGGGATGATCAACCTGATGGTCACCACCACCGACGGCTCCAACCTGAGCCTGCTCGAAGGCGCCGGCAGCACCCTGAAGCTGAGCTGGCAAGACGGCAAGCTGGTGGGCGGGCCCGATGGCGGCACCCTGCGCCTCAACAACGGCCAGCTGGCCGCGATCGAGAAGAGCCGCAACGGCATCATCGCCGAAGCCCGGGGCACGCTCGATGCCGTGGCCGGCCAGCTCGTCCAGTCCACCAACGCGGTTTACAACCCCACTGGTGCGGCGGGGCAGAACTTTTTTGCCGCCGATGGCCAGACGGCCGGCAGCCTGCGCCTCGAAACCGGCCTCACCGCCGTCACGCTGCGGGCCAACAGCCCGGGCAGCGCGACCAGCAATGATGCCGCCCTCGCCATCGGCAAGCTCGCCACGCGCGAGTTCTCGGGCGCAGCCGGCGAGGTGATCGAAGGCACTTTCGACAGCTACTTGACGGACTTGACCGTGAAGGTGGGCTCGCGTCTTCAAGGCGCTCAGCAGGATGCCGATACTCAAACGACCATCCTCACTTACCTCGAAACCCAGCGCGACAGCGAGATCGGCGTGAACCTCGACGAAGAGGTGGCGCGCATGCTCCAGTTCCAGCGCTCGTATCAAGCTTCCTCCCGCGTGATGCGGGTCATGGATGAAATGATCCAGGACCTGCTCAACCAGATCTAG